In the genome of Cynocephalus volans isolate mCynVol1 chromosome 10, mCynVol1.pri, whole genome shotgun sequence, the window CACTACTTTTGCAAGGAGGTGGCGCCGCCGCGGCTGCTGGAGGAGGTGGCCGAGCAGTGCCATGGCCCCATCACGTAAGCACCCGCCCCCTCTGCCGGCCTTCTGCAACCACGCTGGGGGCCTCAGTGTCCTCGCCTTCCAGAAGCCCTAAACAGCGGTCAGGGGCTCACTGCGCCTGGTGCACAATCGGCGTTCAACGAGGCTGGGGCCTCCCTTCTGCTGCCCAGGGCAGCAGCTCCCCTCCCTCTGACACTGGGGCTCCGGCGCCATTTCTTGGAGATGGACAGGTCACCTACCTCCTCTTGTTTAATCTCCCAGAAAGATGCTGTGACTTTTGGCGGATCTTATAAATGGGGAGGGATGTTTTATGGCGAGGGTCCCAGGGCTTCAGAGggaccagaattcaaacccaggcctggCTTTGTTTCTCTGCccgtgtctctctctctctctctctctgtctttgactctGTCCCTTCTGCTCCCTCTCACCTTTCCGCACAGTCTGGACTTTGCCATCGACAAGCTTAAGACTGGGGGCTCACTTCCTGGCTCCTACGTTCTCCGCCGCAGCCCCCAGGACTTCGACAGCTTCCTCCTCACTGTCTGTGTCCAGGTCGGTCCACTGCTaggggcaggagggcagggagggcttcctggaggaggtggcatttgaccTGAGGTCTGAAAGATGAGTCAGCATTTGCTCCCTGAAAAAGAGGTAGGGAAAGGCATTCCCAGTGtagggaacagcatatgcaaaggcctGGAGACTGGAATGAGCTTTGGTGCTTGAGGGAGAGGGAATTAGGGGGAAGGTGCTGCCCACTCCTACTAAGGGACCACTCCCCTTTGCAGACCTCCCTTGGCCCTGATTACAAAGGCTGCCTCATTCGGCGTGACCCCACGGGAGCCTTCTCCTTGGTTGGCCTCAGCCGGCCCCACAGTAGTCTTCGAGAGCTCCTGGCAGCCTGCTGGGATGGTGGGCTGCACATAGATGGGGTCACACTGAACCTCACCTCCTGCTGCACCCCCAGACCTAAAGGTGAGCACACCCTCTCCCCTGAGCTAAGTGATGCATCTGGGGCCCTGACTCTCTATGTCTGGAACAGCTTTTGTGTGGTGGCAAGTGGCAGAAATTGCAGGTCAAGGTGATTTAGGGAAGAAAAGATGATTTACTGGCTCATAGGACGGAGTGTTACCTTCAGGTATAGCTAGATTCAGACACAGATCTGAGTGATGTCACTAGCATTTAGTCTATCTCCATCTCTTGCTTTTTCCGGGTGAATTTCACTGTCAGGCAAATCCCTCTAATGGGACATCTCTGAGGTGTAAGCTTTCTAGAGTCTTCCAGAGTCCCTAGTAGGACTGAGCCCTAGTTTTCTACAGTGTCGCCTGCTCACTGGCACCCCCTGCAGGGCTCCTCCCCTTGCTGCTCACGTCCCCAATTCCTGCCCCCAATTCCTGCGGGGGCTTCCTGTGGTCTCCTTTCAAATAAACCATGTGCCCTGAAGTCCTCATCTCAGGGCTAGCTTCTGGGGTACCCCAAACTAAGACAGGGAGTGAGCTGACCCTTGGGGATTTTTCTCCTCTGACCTCTGATTGTCTCACTCACCCCCTTCCCATAGAAAAGTCCAATCTGCTTGTGGTCCGGAGGGGTTGCAGCCCATCCACGTCATCTCCTGTTCAGCCCCAGTCTCAATGCCAGCTGAGTCAGATGACGTTCCATAAGATTCCCGCTGACAGCCTGGAGTGGGTAAGGGGCCCCAGGAGATGGGGAGACCTCAGTCTGGGGTCCAGAGACTCGGGTCTACATCTGCCTCTGCTCTGTGGCCTCAGACACGTGCTGTAACCTTCCTTtacctctgtttccccatctgtaaaatggggtcagTGCCTGTGCTCTTCTTGGGCCATGAATGGGGGCTGGGATCCCACAGGAGTCACCTCACTGGCCTCTCCTGATGTCCCCTCGCCCTCCAGCATGAGAACCTGGGCCACGGGTCCTTCACCAAGATTTACCGGGGCTGTCGCCACGAGGCTGTGGATGGAGAAGCCCGCAAGACCGAGGTGCTGCTGAAAGTTATGGACGCCACACACAAAAATTGCACGGAGGTGAGCGGGGTGTGGCCAGACCTTTAGGGTCAGGGCTGGCTGGAGAGGGGGTCGTGGGTTCAGAGAAATTTCAAAACACACAGGgtctggggccggcctgtggctcactcgggagagtgcggtgctgataacaccaaggccacgggttcggatcccatatagggatggccggtttgctcactgggtgagcatggtgctgacaacaccaagtcaagggttaagatccccttaccggtcatcttttaaaaaaaaaaaacaaagcaaaaaacacacagggtcttaaaacaacacaagtgTAGCCACAGCCTCTCTGAACCATGAAATAGGAAAAGAGCAGGGATTTCAGATGCAGATGAAAGGCACCCTGGTGGAGGGAAGCgccagtgcaaaggtcctgaggctgggctgggctggtgtATTTAAGGggcagcaaggaggccagtggcTGGAGAGGAGAAGGTAAAGGAGCAGAGGGGAGTGACGCAGGTGAAGATATCGGCAGGGGCTGCTTCACACGGGGAAAGACTTGAGCCCTTCTCAAAGCTGGAATCTTCCACTTCCATGTGAGAGATTCAAGGTGGACTGTGGTGGGACCTCCACTCCCATCAGAGAATCAAGATTGAGTGCTGTGTGCACTGATGGAGGACTCCAGGGCCAAAGGAGGCTTGTGGCCAGGTCTCCTTTGGAGGCAGGCCAGTGAGCACCAAGTGTGGGATCCCCAGTCTGTTCCTGGAGTGGGAGGAACCAGAgcatcttctctctcccctccctagTCATTCCTGGAAGCAGCGAGTTTGATGAGCCAAGTTTCGTACCAGCATCTCGTGTTGCTCCATGGCGTGTGCATGGCCGGAGACAGTGAGAGACCCCCTGCACCCCAACCCTGCCTCAGTCAAGCCCAGGCTGCTCTTCCTGCCTCTCTACTGAGCCTGTACATGGCAGCACCAGCAGTACACTAAGCCCAATGCCCACCAGGGTCCCTCATCCTGTACTCATGTCCCTCGATGATCATTCCTTGGGCAGCAGCTCCAGGCTCCCATCCGTACCCAACCCCAGAATTATCTCAAGTCAGACTGACCCAGAAAACGGGTATTTGAGGCAGAGGATGCAACATGCAGAGGCTTGGAAGTGAGCTAGAGAGAGAGCATTTTAGGCAAATAGTTCAGagatgggagtggggaggaggggcaCGTAGTGTAaggatggagaaggggacagagcTGAGAGTTTGAGAGACCcgtgggggtgggctgggggcagaGACTGCTGACCACAAGTGCAGTTCTGCCCACCAACCCTGCCCCTCCCTACCGCCACCAGGCACCATGGTGCAGGAATTTGTACACCTGGGAGCAATAGACACATATCTGCGCAAGCGTGGCCACCTGGTGCCAGCCAGCTGGAAGCTGCAGGTGGTCAAACAGCTGGCCTATGCCCTCAACTATCTGGTGGGTGCTCTTCTGCCACCCTCCATTCCCAGGAAAGGcttcttctgggtggagggggaatTAGGGGTGGGCTCTGTCGCATGGGCAGGAGTTGATAAGTGTGTGAGGGGAGGGCATTTTAGGCTGAGGAGGGTGAGAGCCCTGCAAGGGAACAACGGTGCATCCATGGGTATTGGGTAGGGTGGTGGGGAGTAGCGAGTGATGAGGCCTGGCAGGGGGAGGGTTTCCGAAAAAGATAGCATTGGACTTGGGGTCTTGAAGGTTGAGTAGGAGTTCAttgagaggagaaaggaaggagggcaTGTCAGCCTGAGAGGACAGACCGGGCAAAGAACGTGTGTCACACGTCCTGGGACCCCTCAGGCAGTTTAGTTGGCGGGAGACCAGGGTTGAAGGTGTGGAAGAGAAGCTCATGGGAAGAGCAAGCAAGGGCCTTGAACGCCAGGCTGAGGAGCTTTGACTTTGTCTGGAAGGCAGTGGGGACAGTGTTTGAGAAGGGGACACAGGGTAGGGGACAGTGTTTGAGAAGGGGAGAGACACGGCATAGGGGATGGAGTAGAGGGGGTAAGACAGGATGCCAGGAGCCTAGAGAGGATGCTGGAACAGCTTTGAGCAGCACAGGTGGGCTTGGAAGGATGTATAGGAGTTTGTCAAATGGACTGTTCATTCATCCAACCCTTCCTGGCATCTCCCTATGCCTGGCCCACTTAGGAGGACAAAGGCCTCCCCCATGGCAATGTCTCAGCTCGGAAGGTGCTCCTGGCTCGGGAGGGGGCTGATGGGAGCCCACCCTTTATCAAGCTGAGTGACCCTGGGGTCAGCCCTACTGTGCTGAGCTTGGAGAGTAAGTGCCcaggggtggaggagggaggggtcTAGCAAGACAAGAAAGTGGATCCTGACCCCATCCCTCCCCCCTCAGTGCTCACCGACAGAATCCCCTGGGTAGCCCCTGAGTGTCTTCAGGAGGCCCAGATGCTTGGCTTGGAAGCTGACAAGTGGGGCTTTGGTGCCACAGTCTGGGAGGTGTTCAGCGGAGTCACCATGCCCATCAGCACCCTGGATCCCGCCAAGGTCAGAGCCCCCACCTGGCATTGGTCTTGAGAGCTCCCATGTGACAGAATCGTGGACTGAAGTCCAGCTGGGGGAGGTTGGGCGGGTCTGGTGGGCTGGGGGTAATCAGCCCCTCTTCCTGCCTTCAGAAACTCCAGTTTTACGAGAAACGGCAGCAGCTGCCAGCCCCCAAGTGGACAGAGCTGGCCTTGCTGATCCAACAGTGCATGGCCTATGAGCCGGGCCAGAGGCCGTCCTTCCGAGCTGTCATCCGGGACCTCAACAGCCTCATCACGTCAGGTGCCCACCGGCCAGGCAGGGTGGGCAGGGCCAGCATGTCGTTTGGGCCCAGTGGGAGGAGTTCGAGGTTTGCACGCAGAGCCTGCCCTTCATGCCTGGAGAGGTTGGAGTGGTCGGTGACTGTAACAGTCAGTGTGAGCTGTGACAGCTGCTGTAAGAAACAGACCTCTTGGCTCAAGATTCAAAATGGTGATATTTAGTTCACATTCAATGAGGGTGTCCAGGTCCACGGGCATCTCTCACTTTGTGGCTCCACCTACCCATGGCCTTGGGTCCCTGTTGGATCCTTtgcaaagaagagagagagagtgtggagGTTCCCTTGCTAGGTTTCCATGAGCGAGGACTAGGGGGCTCCCAGAATGTCTTGCCCATCAGCCCAAGGTCAGTCATGTGACCACATCTCATAGCAGTGGAACCTGGGAAATGGGGTCTCCGAAGCCATGTGACATTGCACAGGGTGTGCACTGCACAAGGAGGCTGCCTTTTTCCAGTTTCCACAAGGTACCCTTTGGCTTGCAGTGGCCCTGCCATAATGCACAGAGAGGGTTAAGTGTGCAGACCAAGGTTACACAGCAAATCAGCTGAGGAGTGGGGTCCAGGATGAGATGTGCTACTCACTACTGCCCGTGTCCCCCAGATTATGAGCTCCTTTCCGACCCCTCACCGGGTGCCCTGGCACCCCGTGACGGGCTGTGGAATGGCGCGCAGCTCTATGCCTGCCAGGACCCTACGATCTTCGAGGAGAGACACCTCAAGTACATCTCGCAGCTGGGCAAGGTGAggtgggctgggctggagggGGCAGGGCAGCATCCAGGCACCTGGACACCAGCCCATCCCTGCCATCCCCCAGGGCAACTTTGGCAGTGTGGAGCTGTGCCGGTATGACCCACTGGGCGACAACACAGGCGCTCTGGTGGCCGTGAAGCAGCTGCAGCACAGCGGGCCAGACCAGCAGAGAGACTTCCAGAGGGAAATCCAGATCCTCAAAGCGCTGCACAGTGACTTTATCGTCAAGTACCGCGGTGTCAGCTACGGCCCGGGTGAGCCACCTCTGGGATGGGTGAAGGGGTGCTTTTTGATTGCACGTCCTCATCCTCTTGCAGTGCCGTTTTAGATGGGCTAGGAACGTCACCACCAGGGGTGCTGTTATTAACAATCGTGTTTATCCACGTTCAGACTGATCATGAGTTCCAATCCTGACTCTACCCCTTATCAGTTGGGCAAACTTGAGCAGGTGAtttggcctctctgagcttcagtttcacCAGCTGAAAAATGGGTCACTGTTTAAACGAATCAGGGTAGAAGGTGCATTGTAGAAGGTGCTCAAGAGATATTAGCGAGTGTCACTGTCGccgttcccattttacagacagaagCACTGAGGCCGGGAGGGACACAAGGTCCCACTGTGCGGGGGGTTGGGGGTAGAATAGGAGTAGTAGTCAGGGCCGGCCTCCTCGGTGATACCGCCCACCTCCCCCAGGCCGTCAGAGCCTGCGGCTTGTCATGGAGTACCTGCCCAGCGGGTGCCTGCGCGACTTCCTGCAGCGGCATCGCGCGCGCCTGGACGCCAGCCGCCTCCTGCTCTACGCCTCTCAGATCTGCAAGGTGCGGGGCGGTCGAGAGAGAGTGGGAGCCCCGGGGCTCAGCGGGCTCGGCGTGGGCGGGGGTCTGCGTGGAGGTCGTGGTGAAGGCTGAGCGGTGAAGTTTGGGGCCcaggtggggttgggggtgggattGATAACGTTAGCGCTCAGAGTCAGAACTGCAGGGGAGGATGGGTCAGGGGGTAGGGTTAGGCTTGGGGtttgggttggggtgggggttgcATTCCAGGTTAGGGTTGGGGTCCCGGCCTGGGGTCCCCCTACATGCCCACCCCGCCCACCCACAGGGCATGGAGTACCTGGGCTCCCGCCGCTGCGTGCACCGCGACCTGGCCGCCCGGAACATCCTCGTGGAGAATGAGGCGCATGTCAAGATCGCCGACTTTGGCCTAGCCAAGCTGCTGCCCCTGGACAAAGACTACTACGTGGTCCGCGAGCCGGGCCAGAGCCCCATCTTCTGGTGGGGACCCACGCCCGGCCCTGCCCCGCTCCCGCTGCCCTGCTCTCGCCCCAGGCTCAGCCCCGCCCTTCCCCCAGCTCTAGCCCCACCCCCACTCCGCCCACGGCTCTggccccgcccctgccccgccCTTCCCCGCCCAAAGCTGTGGCTCTGCCCAGGCGCATCACAGGGTCGGAGAATCCCCTCATCCCACAatcaaggaaactgagactccgAGGCCGGGACTGACCTTCTTCCAGCCCCCACCTACCCCGACCCGTTCCCCGTTCCAATGGTACCCGTTTCCTGTCCTCTGCCCTACTCTCGCATCTCGAGACCCACCCTGTCCCCCGCCAGGTACGCCCCCGAGTCCCTGTCAGACAACATCTTCTCGCGCCAGTCAGATGTCTGGAGCTTCGGGGTCGTCCTGTACGAGCTCTTCACCTACAGCGACAAAAGCTGCAGCCCCTCGGCCGTGAGTCGGCACCCCTGGACCTCCAGCCCCCTCGTGGCCAGTCCCCATCCTGCGTCCTTATTTTGCTCGGGGGCCTCCTAGTCCCAGCACCGTAGGCCCCAGTGGGGAGGACCCTCCTTCACCACGCTGACCCTCCACATCGTAGGTGGCCCCCCATCATCGGTgaccctcccccttccccctgcacTATGGCCGACACCCCCCCTCGGGcggcccctcccccctccatcgCGGatggcccctcccccaccacggGCGCTCCCCCTTGCCCCCAGGAGTTCTTGCGGATGATGGGATGCGAGCGAGACGCCCCCGCCCTCTGCCGCCTCCTGGAGCTGTTGGCCGAGGGCCAGAGGCTGCCGGCACCTCCTGCCTGCCCCGGTGAGGTGAGCGCTGCAGGGCCGGCCTCAGTTTCCTAGCCCGTAGATTCGCCCAGGGTCTGGCGCAGGCCAGCTGGCGCCTCTGGGCTTCTCCACTGCCTTTGTCTCTTGATCGAAAGCGTAGACTGCGGTTTGAGGCTGAAGGGGATCCTGGCCCGGACTTGGCCACTCTCGCGCTGTATGCAAGTCACTAACGCTTTCAGAGCCTCCGTTTACCCATTtccaaaatgggaataataacgcCTTATAGGGTGGGAGATAAGACTAAGGAAGCCTGTGCGTGCTCAGCTCAGAGCCCAGCACACAGCCGGCACTCCACAACGGTGGTGACTCTTACGGTTTATAATCCTAACTTTTGTGGAAGTGTCCCACATGCGGTTGATCATTCATAAGTTAATTCACTCAggccacaaacatttattgaataccaacTGTGTGTCAGGCCCTGTACTGGGTGCCAGGGACCCAGCAGGGGAGGACAGGTACTACCCTGTCCTCCCAGTAACCAGGACATTAACAAGAACATTCTAGTGCTGAAATGATGGAGCCGGGGTGGTCAAGGAGGGCCTCTCAGAGGGGGTGATGCCTGCGGAAGAGGAGTCCACCCACGGGTAAAGCTTGGGGGCGGGGGCATTCCCAATGGAGGATActgcaggtgcaaaggccctgaggtgggagtggGCTTGGGGCATTTAAGTAACAGTGAGAGGGAGGCGGGTGTTACTGTGTGGGACAAATGAGCTGGGGGGGATGTGGGATGGAGGGAGATGTTGGACGGAGGGCATCAGGGGAGGGGTCAA includes:
- the JAK3 gene encoding tyrosine-protein kinase JAK3, translating into MAPPSEETPLISQRSCSLSSSEAGTLHVLLPPRGPGPPQRLSFSFGDHSAEELCVRAAKASSILPVYHSLFALAAEDLSCWFPPSHIFSVEDVGTQVLVYRLRFYFPNWLGLEKCHRFGLRKDLASAILDLSVLEHLFAQHRSDLVSGRLPVGLSLKEQGECLSLAVLDLARMAREQAQRPAELLKTVSYKACLPPGLRDLIQGLSFVTRRRIRRTVSRALRRVASCQADRHSLMAKYIMDLERLDPAGAAETFRVGLPGAAGGGQDRPGLLRVAGDSGIAWSPGEQEILQPFCDFPEIVDISIKQAPRVGPAGEHRLVTVTRTDNQILEAEFPGLPEALSFVALVDGYFRLTTDSQHYFCKEVAPPRLLEEVAEQCHGPITLDFAIDKLKTGGSLPGSYVLRRSPQDFDSFLLTVCVQTSLGPDYKGCLIRRDPTGAFSLVGLSRPHSSLRELLAACWDGGLHIDGVTLNLTSCCTPRPKEKSNLLVVRRGCSPSTSSPVQPQSQCQLSQMTFHKIPADSLEWHENLGHGSFTKIYRGCRHEAVDGEARKTEVLLKVMDATHKNCTESFLEAASLMSQVSYQHLVLLHGVCMAGDSTMVQEFVHLGAIDTYLRKRGHLVPASWKLQVVKQLAYALNYLEDKGLPHGNVSARKVLLAREGADGSPPFIKLSDPGVSPTVLSLEMLTDRIPWVAPECLQEAQMLGLEADKWGFGATVWEVFSGVTMPISTLDPAKKLQFYEKRQQLPAPKWTELALLIQQCMAYEPGQRPSFRAVIRDLNSLITSDYELLSDPSPGALAPRDGLWNGAQLYACQDPTIFEERHLKYISQLGKGNFGSVELCRYDPLGDNTGALVAVKQLQHSGPDQQRDFQREIQILKALHSDFIVKYRGVSYGPGRQSLRLVMEYLPSGCLRDFLQRHRARLDASRLLLYASQICKGMEYLGSRRCVHRDLAARNILVENEAHVKIADFGLAKLLPLDKDYYVVREPGQSPIFWYAPESLSDNIFSRQSDVWSFGVVLYELFTYSDKSCSPSAEFLRMMGCERDAPALCRLLELLAEGQRLPAPPACPGEVHELMKLCWAPNPQDRPSFSTLGPQLDALWSGSQG